The proteins below are encoded in one region of Brachyspira intermedia PWS/A:
- the atpA gene encoding F0F1 ATP synthase subunit alpha, translating to MNIKASEIAAVLKEEIKNYKADFTPNEVGVVVEVGDGIARIIGLPHVMANEMILFESGAVGLAFNLEEETIGAIVLGDYYGIKEGSKVSRLKRILEVPVGDVLLGRVVNPLGVPIDGHGEITTDKRRVIEFPAPGIADRQAVKQPLQTGIKAIDSMTPIGRGQRQLIIGDRGTGKTSIALDAIINQKGTGVICIYVAIGQKASTVAGVVDTLRQHGALEYTIVVAATAADSAPLQYIAPYAGCAMAEYFMYEQKKDTLIIYDDLTKQANAYRQISLLLRRPPGREAFPGDVFYLHSRLLERAAKLSDELGGGSLTALPIIETQDNEVSAYIPTNVISITDGQIYLLTSLFMSGVRPAIDVGISVSRVGGNAQTKAMKKVAGTLRLDLASYRSLEAFSQLGIGLDKATLAQLDRGAKMVELLKQKQYSPIPFEEQVIVIFAATKGFLDNIEVDRVHEFEWRLLQYMRADKQNILDDIREKKDIEDMDGLYKIIEEFKSKF from the coding sequence ATGAATATAAAAGCTAGTGAAATTGCAGCAGTTCTTAAAGAAGAGATTAAGAATTATAAAGCTGATTTTACTCCGAATGAAGTAGGAGTTGTTGTAGAGGTTGGAGATGGTATAGCCAGAATTATTGGACTTCCGCATGTTATGGCTAATGAGATGATACTTTTTGAAAGCGGTGCTGTTGGTCTTGCTTTTAACTTGGAAGAAGAAACTATAGGTGCTATAGTTTTAGGTGATTATTACGGAATTAAAGAAGGAAGTAAAGTAAGCAGGCTTAAAAGAATATTAGAAGTACCTGTTGGGGATGTATTACTTGGAAGAGTTGTTAATCCTTTGGGTGTGCCTATAGATGGACATGGAGAAATAACTACTGATAAAAGGAGAGTTATAGAATTCCCTGCTCCTGGTATTGCTGACAGACAGGCAGTAAAACAGCCTCTTCAAACTGGTATTAAAGCTATTGACTCTATGACTCCTATAGGAAGAGGACAAAGACAGCTTATCATAGGCGACAGAGGTACAGGAAAAACTTCAATTGCTCTTGATGCTATAATCAATCAAAAAGGTACAGGTGTTATATGTATCTATGTAGCAATAGGACAGAAGGCTTCTACAGTTGCAGGTGTTGTTGATACATTAAGACAGCATGGAGCATTAGAATATACTATAGTAGTTGCTGCAACTGCTGCTGATTCTGCTCCGCTTCAATACATAGCTCCTTATGCTGGATGTGCTATGGCAGAATATTTCATGTATGAACAGAAAAAAGATACATTGATTATATATGATGACTTAACTAAGCAGGCTAATGCTTACAGACAGATATCATTACTTTTAAGAAGACCTCCTGGAAGGGAAGCTTTTCCGGGCGATGTATTCTATTTGCATTCAAGACTTCTTGAAAGAGCTGCAAAACTTAGTGATGAATTAGGAGGCGGTTCTTTAACAGCACTTCCTATAATAGAAACTCAGGATAATGAGGTGTCTGCTTATATTCCTACTAACGTTATTTCTATTACTGACGGACAGATATATTTGCTTACTAGTTTGTTTATGAGTGGTGTTCGTCCTGCAATTGATGTAGGTATATCAGTTTCCCGTGTAGGCGGTAATGCTCAGACTAAAGCTATGAAAAAGGTTGCCGGTACTTTAAGACTTGACCTTGCTTCTTATAGATCTTTAGAGGCATTCTCTCAGCTTGGTATTGGACTTGATAAAGCTACTTTGGCACAATTAGACAGAGGTGCTAAAATGGTTGAATTATTAAAACAAAAACAATACAGTCCTATACCTTTTGAAGAACAGGTTATTGTTATATTTGCTGCTACTAAAGGTTTCTTGGATAATATTGAAGTTGACAGAGTTCATGAATTTGAGTGGAGATTACTTCAGTATATGAGAGCTGATAAGCAGAATATACTTGATGATATTAGAGAGAAAAAAGATATAGAAGATATGGACGGACTTTATAAAATCATAGAAGAGTTCAAATCTAAGTTCTAA
- a CDS encoding STAS domain-containing protein, protein MEDVYYIDSSGIGVFISALGAFKKVNGKICFVKVTDPVKKVFELTKINSFFLCLQQKLKLWLIFNLLKC, encoded by the coding sequence ATGGAAGATGTTTATTATATAGACAGCAGTGGAATAGGGGTATTCATTTCAGCACTTGGTGCATTTAAGAAGGTAAATGGTAAAATATGTTTTGTAAAAGTAACAGATCCGGTTAAAAAGGTATTTGAACTTACTAAAATTAATAGTTTTTTCCTGTGTTTACAACAGAAACTGAAGCTTTGGCTAATTTTTAATTTACTTAAGTGTTGA
- the atpG gene encoding ATP synthase F1 subunit gamma gives MAEKLNVLKARIKAVSSTHKITKTMDMIARSRTAKILTVEQGMRPFTQKLNRIVEDLSHSDMDHVHPLLAPKKKIKNIILFVVTSSRGLCGSYNTKIFDEAMERIRHHHRHGREVQLHVLGKKGEVYFEKQGIPIARKYPRIDEESTFDDCATVVQRFMHEYAVDNASRVEVIYTRYYTRVVHIPKIKSLIPMIPDEEDIEGHKIKKKLEYVIEPNVDDVLKEVVPMAIKTYFYFMLTSSFLSENAERAIAMRNATDNAERLLTDLKNKANRARQEHITNELLDIIGGSEAI, from the coding sequence ATGGCAGAGAAACTTAATGTATTAAAAGCGAGAATTAAAGCTGTATCAAGTACTCATAAAATAACCAAAACTATGGATATGATAGCAAGATCTAGAACAGCTAAAATTCTAACAGTAGAACAAGGTATGCGTCCTTTCACTCAGAAATTAAACAGAATAGTTGAAGATCTTTCGCATTCTGATATGGATCATGTGCATCCTTTGCTTGCTCCAAAAAAGAAAATAAAAAACATAATACTTTTTGTTGTAACTTCTTCAAGAGGATTATGCGGTTCTTATAATACAAAGATTTTTGATGAGGCTATGGAGAGAATCAGACACCATCATAGACATGGTAGAGAGGTTCAGCTTCATGTACTTGGAAAGAAAGGTGAAGTTTATTTTGAAAAGCAGGGCATACCGATAGCACGTAAATATCCTCGTATAGATGAGGAATCTACTTTTGATGATTGTGCTACTGTAGTTCAGCGTTTCATGCATGAATATGCAGTTGATAATGCTTCTAGGGTAGAGGTTATATATACAAGATATTATACAAGGGTGGTACATATACCTAAAATTAAAAGTTTGATCCCTATGATTCCCGATGAAGAGGATATTGAGGGACATAAAATAAAGAAAAAATTAGAATATGTTATTGAGCCTAATGTAGATGATGTATTAAAGGAAGTTGTTCCTATGGCTATTAAAACATATTTCTATTTTATGCTTACAAGTTCTTTTTTGTCAGAAAATGCTGAAAGGGCTATTGCTATGAGAAATGCTACTGACAATGCTGAAAGATTATTAACTGATCTTAAAAATAAAGCTAACAGAGCCAGACAGGAACATATTACTAATGAGCTTCTTGATATTATAGGCGGTTCTGAAGCTATATAA
- a CDS encoding ankyrin repeat domain-containing protein, which translates to MKSIKFSKSVLLVSLLSIILIISCGKKEETSVSISNNSVYVSDPNNIYHKTYTNVVKVQGKYVSMNAAFSYGNRKEGEYSEEYDIFEAIQNHSLKRVQELIEEEGEDIDQTYFGDSLYSEFMDDSYAIDGGTPLIFAVFYRDLGIMKYLLDKGADPYIKDDDSWNAFLWACGTGNVDVIKMLVNFDSDLVNSKNMYDANGLHMAALNDNVEVFDYLVKDLGIDINSTDEDGDGVLYYANEDAALEKLRELGAEE; encoded by the coding sequence ATGAAAAGTATAAAATTCTCAAAAAGTGTATTATTGGTTTCTTTATTATCAATTATTTTAATTATATCATGCGGTAAAAAAGAAGAGACTAGTGTAAGTATAAGTAATAATTCTGTGTATGTAAGTGATCCAAATAATATATATCATAAAACTTATACTAATGTTGTAAAGGTTCAGGGTAAATATGTTAGTATGAACGCTGCTTTTTCTTACGGCAATAGAAAAGAAGGAGAATACAGCGAGGAGTATGATATATTTGAGGCTATACAAAATCATAGCTTAAAGAGAGTACAGGAATTAATAGAAGAAGAAGGCGAAGATATAGATCAAACTTATTTCGGAGATAGTTTATATAGTGAATTTATGGATGATAGTTATGCAATAGACGGCGGCACTCCTTTAATATTTGCTGTATTTTATAGAGATTTGGGTATAATGAAATATTTGCTTGATAAAGGTGCTGATCCTTATATTAAAGATGATGACAGTTGGAATGCATTTTTATGGGCTTGCGGCACAGGCAATGTTGATGTAATAAAAATGCTTGTAAACTTTGATTCTGATTTAGTTAATTCTAAAAATATGTATGATGCAAACGGACTTCATATGGCGGCTTTGAATGATAATGTAGAGGTGTTTGATTATTTGGTTAAGGATTTGGGTATTGATATAAACAGTACAGATGAGGACGGAGACGGAGTTTTATATTATGCCAATGAAGATGCAGCATTAGAGAAGTTAAGAGAGCTAGGAGCTGAAGAGTAA
- the atpF gene encoding F0F1 ATP synthase subunit B, whose protein sequence is MALLKIDPGIIIWTWITFLLVLAILGASTWKIILKGLNARADKIQEDLEEAEKTRENAKKSLAAYREQIDNAKAEASAIIENARVEANRIRDKIINNAREEAELNKNKIMSEIDRSKEEAMNSVKKQALDIAVVMAETILKRNINKEDNQALINEFINNANKENNQK, encoded by the coding sequence ATGGCACTTTTAAAAATAGACCCAGGTATTATCATTTGGACTTGGATCACATTTTTACTAGTCCTTGCTATATTAGGTGCTTCTACTTGGAAAATAATTTTGAAGGGTTTGAATGCTCGTGCTGATAAGATACAAGAAGATTTGGAAGAAGCTGAAAAAACTAGAGAAAATGCTAAAAAATCTTTGGCAGCATATAGAGAGCAAATTGATAATGCTAAAGCTGAAGCTAGTGCTATCATAGAAAATGCTAGAGTTGAGGCTAATAGGATTAGAGATAAAATTATTAATAATGCTAGAGAGGAAGCAGAACTTAATAAAAACAAAATTATGTCTGAAATAGACAGATCTAAAGAAGAGGCTATGAATAGTGTAAAAAAACAGGCACTTGATATTGCTGTTGTTATGGCAGAAACTATTCTTAAAAGAAATATTAATAAAGAAGATAATCAGGCTCTGATTAATGAATTTATTAATAATGCTAACAAAGAAAATAATCAGAAATGA
- the atpH gene encoding ATP synthase F1 subunit delta encodes MDSIAENILSDLKKEVLKEVTKEKASRFSRIVKNESSAKNYAKAMFDIASDMGKIEAIKSDLNVVYSSLLVDSDIYDFFKSSFIDGHLRMRILKKIYADKILEETFNLIAILIERDMINILFAIIVEYENLCNEYYNIIVVKITTASNMTDTEDMNKLKDHITNMISDKDIHFTFNIDENIIGGVVIEIEDVVYDYSVRRLLTELKSSISEIN; translated from the coding sequence ATGGATTCTATTGCTGAAAATATTTTAAGTGATCTCAAAAAGGAAGTACTTAAAGAGGTTACAAAAGAAAAGGCAAGTAGATTTAGCCGTATTGTAAAAAATGAGTCTAGTGCCAAGAATTATGCTAAGGCTATGTTTGATATTGCTTCAGATATGGGTAAAATTGAAGCAATTAAAAGCGATTTGAATGTTGTATATTCATCTTTGCTTGTTGATAGTGATATATATGATTTTTTTAAATCTAGTTTCATAGATGGACATTTAAGAATGCGTATATTAAAAAAAATATATGCAGATAAGATTTTAGAAGAAACATTTAATCTTATCGCTATCTTGATAGAGAGAGATATGATTAATATTTTATTTGCAATAATAGTGGAATATGAAAACTTATGCAATGAATATTATAATATAATTGTAGTTAAAATTACAACTGCATCGAATATGACAGATACAGAGGATATGAATAAACTTAAAGATCATATTACAAATATGATATCAGATAAAGACATACATTTTACATTTAATATAGATGAAAATATAATAGGCGGTGTTGTAATAGAAATAGAAGATGTTGTATATGATTATAGTGTGAGAAGACTGCTTACAGAATTAAAGTCTTCTATTTCTGAAATTAATTGA
- the atpE gene encoding ATP synthase F0 subunit C → MELSILGAAIGAGLAAIGVGLGIGFIGSRAVEGIARQPEVSGKIQTAMLIAAALIEGVGLFALVICILALFTK, encoded by the coding sequence ATGGAACTTTCTATATTAGGTGCAGCAATTGGAGCAGGACTTGCCGCTATAGGGGTTGGTTTAGGAATAGGTTTTATAGGTTCTAGAGCAGTAGAGGGAATAGCTAGACAGCCTGAAGTATCAGGTAAAATACAGACAGCAATGCTTATAGCAGCAGCATTAATAGAAGGTGTTGGACTTTTTGCTTTAGTTATTTGTATTCTTGCACTATTTACAAAATAA
- a CDS encoding ankyrin repeat domain-containing protein, translating into MKKLLLISFVLMITFIVSCGKKEEASISNNSVYVSDPNNIYHKTCTNVVKIQGKFVNMNSSFSYADREEGEYSEEYDIFEAIKNHSLKRVMELIGEGEDIDQNDRDFIMYSEFMDSHYIIEGATPLIFAIFYRDLGIMKYLLDNGADPYIKDDNGKNSFLWACGVGNVEVIKMLVEFYPDLVNSLNVYGSNGLHIAAGSNNVEVFEYLVNDLGIDVNSTNEYGNRVLYYAEKDETIEKLKELGAK; encoded by the coding sequence ATGAAAAAATTGTTATTGATTTCTTTTGTTTTAATGATTACTTTTATTGTTTCTTGCGGTAAAAAAGAAGAGGCTAGTATAAGTAATAATTCTGTGTATGTAAGTGATCCAAATAATATATATCATAAAACCTGTACTAATGTTGTAAAGATTCAAGGTAAATTTGTTAATATGAACTCTTCTTTTTCTTATGCTGATAGAGAAGAAGGAGAATACAGTGAGGAATATGATATATTTGAAGCTATAAAAAATCATAGCTTAAAAAGAGTCATGGAATTAATAGGAGAAGGTGAAGATATTGATCAAAATGATAGAGACTTCATTATGTATAGTGAGTTTATGGACTCTCATTATATTATAGAAGGTGCTACTCCTTTGATATTTGCAATATTTTATAGGGATTTGGGTATAATGAAATATTTACTCGATAATGGTGCTGATCCTTATATTAAAGATGATAACGGTAAGAATTCTTTTTTATGGGCTTGCGGTGTTGGAAATGTTGAGGTAATAAAAATGCTTGTAGAGTTTTATCCTGATTTAGTTAATTCTTTAAATGTTTATGGTTCAAATGGACTTCATATTGCTGCTGGAAGTAATAATGTAGAAGTATTTGAATATTTAGTAAATGATTTAGGTATTGATGTAAATAGTACTAATGAGTACGGCAACAGAGTTTTATATTATGCTGAAAAAGATGAGACAATAGAAAAGTTAAAAGAGCTTGGTGCCAAATAA
- a CDS encoding TetR/AcrR family transcriptional regulator, translating into MPKVNQEYFENKRKIILDAAIKVFFKKPAYSVKMKDIVKESGLSQGGVYKYYSNIDEIVIALINSNKTEVNPRDIIENFYDEPEKAIFELFNAFRKFFFITAKEFGKIMFELQAMFFNSKERMQKLKDNINKDLVLNYWFSELLIFIDKKIDEKYFNPVIDPQDIYMQMIVAASGIGNELILNKYYNLDRKLYYYKGDEEKIEQEEAGRTLDVNLDNLIDTLYKTLLLLLGSKNIHKYSFKN; encoded by the coding sequence ATGCCTAAAGTAAATCAAGAATATTTTGAGAACAAAAGGAAGATAATACTAGATGCAGCTATAAAGGTATTTTTTAAGAAGCCTGCATACAGTGTAAAGATGAAAGATATCGTTAAAGAATCAGGTTTAAGCCAAGGAGGTGTTTACAAATATTATTCAAATATAGATGAAATTGTAATAGCATTGATTAACAGCAATAAAACGGAAGTGAATCCAAGAGATATTATAGAAAATTTTTATGATGAACCTGAAAAAGCTATATTTGAATTATTTAATGCTTTTAGAAAATTTTTCTTTATAACAGCTAAGGAATTTGGAAAAATAATGTTTGAGTTGCAGGCTATGTTTTTTAACAGTAAAGAGAGAATGCAGAAATTAAAAGATAATATAAATAAAGACCTTGTATTGAATTATTGGTTTTCAGAACTGTTAATATTCATAGATAAGAAAATTGATGAAAAATATTTCAATCCAGTAATAGATCCTCAAGACATTTATATGCAGATGATAGTTGCAGCTTCAGGTATAGGAAACGAATTAATATTAAATAAATATTATAACCTAGACAGAAAGCTATACTATTACAAAGGAGATGAAGAAAAAATAGAGCAGGAAGAAGCAGGAAGAACATTAGATGTAAATTTAGATAATTTAATTGACACATTATATAAAACACTGCTGCTTTTGCTCGGAAGTAAAAACATACACAAATATAGCTTCAAAAATTAA
- the atpH gene encoding ATP synthase F1 subunit delta: protein MKESDKLQILKPTANAIFDIARELGMIKEIYNELSECSKLFQDIDIKKYFFDKSISKKDKKELIDKRLKPILSKETYAFVSILTEHDSIDVLPDIASLYKEIADDYSNIVRVRIITASTIDDKTVEDIIQTVKCFSNNEISYETVVDENIIGGIIVYIGSVVYDYSIKKQIDLLQSKFTYGN from the coding sequence ATGAAAGAAAGTGATAAATTACAAATATTGAAACCTACAGCCAATGCTATATTTGATATAGCTAGAGAGCTTGGAATGATAAAAGAAATATATAATGAACTTTCAGAATGTTCAAAATTATTTCAAGATATTGATATTAAAAAATATTTTTTTGATAAATCAATTTCAAAGAAAGATAAAAAAGAATTAATAGATAAGAGATTAAAACCAATACTTTCTAAAGAAACTTATGCTTTTGTATCTATATTAACAGAACATGACAGTATAGATGTACTGCCTGATATTGCTTCTTTGTATAAAGAGATAGCAGATGATTATAGTAATATAGTCAGAGTCCGTATTATTACAGCAAGCACTATTGATGATAAGACAGTAGAAGATATCATTCAAACAGTTAAATGTTTTTCTAATAATGAGATATCTTATGAAACTGTAGTTGATGAAAATATTATAGGCGGGATAATAGTATATATTGGCTCTGTTGTTTATGATTATAGTATAAAAAAACAAATAGATTTATTGCAAAGTAAATTTACTTATGGTAATTAA
- a CDS encoding ankyrin repeat domain-containing protein, translating to MKKLLLISFVLMITFIVSCGKKEEASISNNSVYVSDPNNIYHKTYTNVVKIQGKFVNMNSAFSYDDREEGEYSEDYDIFEAIKNHSLKRVMELIGEGEDIDQTYSGRIKYSEFMDDNYVIGSGTPLIFAIFYRDLGIMKYLLDNGADPHIKDNNGLNSFLWACGVGNVDVIKMLVQADPDLVNSQNMYGDNGLYVAVLNENVEVFEYLVNDLGIDINSTDEDGDGVLYYAEKDEAIEKLKELGAEE from the coding sequence ATGAAAAAATTGTTATTGATTTCTTTTGTTTTAATGATTACTTTTATTGTTTCTTGCGGTAAAAAAGAAGAGGCTAGTATAAGTAATAATTCTGTGTATGTAAGTGATCCAAATAATATATATCATAAAACCTATACTAATGTTGTAAAGATTCAAGGTAAATTTGTTAATATGAACTCTGCTTTCTCTTATGATGACAGAGAAGAAGGAGAATACAGCGAAGACTATGATATATTTGAGGCTATAAAAAATCATAGTTTAAAAAGAGTCATGGAATTAATAGGAGAAGGTGAAGATATTGATCAAACTTATAGCGGCAGAATCAAATATAGTGAATTTATGGATGATAATTATGTAATAGGTAGCGGTACTCCTTTGATATTTGCAATATTTTATAGAGATTTGGGTATAATGAAATATTTACTTGATAATGGTGCTGATCCTCATATTAAAGATAATAATGGGTTGAATTCTTTTTTATGGGCTTGCGGTGTTGGAAATGTTGATGTAATAAAAATGCTTGTACAGGCAGATCCTGATTTAGTTAATTCTCAAAATATGTATGGTGACAATGGACTTTATGTTGCAGTTTTGAATGAGAATGTAGAAGTGTTTGAATATTTAGTAAATGATTTAGGTATAGATATAAATAGTACAGATGAGGACGGTGATGGAGTTTTGTATTATGCTGAAAAAGATGAGGCAATAGAAAAGCTAAAAGAACTTGGTGCCGAAGAATAA
- the atpB gene encoding F0F1 ATP synthase subunit A — protein MIRGLFLLRNVVILTLILSCVFSFNVLYGAENINDYIMEEITDNTAHPFYTIPIKFGKYIDFDFKITKHIILVTLAGILSVCSMKYLAHKLKRPLNRPTYLQSILEGLIDYMNKDVIGATLGEEGKKYVPFCLTVFLFVLFSNILGLIPASIKFPTEDGNHSYLAGGLGANIGFTAAIAVVVFIVYIFAGIRKKGIIKYWTGLVPKGLPLPLIPIIWVLEFITLFNRAFALAIRLFANITGGHIMMIVIPYLIVMSGTLLVSPFAVLFLGFIYVLEMFVAVLQAYIFSLLSAVYIGIAISDEH, from the coding sequence ATGATTAGAGGATTATTTTTGCTTAGGAATGTTGTTATATTAACTTTGATATTAAGCTGTGTATTTTCTTTTAATGTTCTTTACGGTGCTGAAAATATTAATGATTATATAATGGAAGAGATAACTGATAATACTGCCCATCCATTCTATACAATTCCCATAAAATTTGGAAAATACATTGATTTTGATTTTAAGATAACAAAACATATAATATTGGTAACTTTAGCAGGTATTTTATCCGTTTGCAGTATGAAATACTTAGCTCATAAACTTAAACGTCCTTTAAACAGACCTACATATTTACAAAGTATATTGGAAGGTTTGATAGACTATATGAATAAGGATGTTATCGGTGCCACTTTAGGCGAAGAAGGTAAGAAATATGTACCTTTTTGTCTTACTGTATTTTTATTCGTATTATTTTCAAATATATTAGGACTTATACCGGCATCTATAAAATTTCCTACAGAAGATGGAAATCATTCTTATCTAGCAGGAGGACTTGGTGCAAATATAGGGTTTACTGCTGCTATAGCTGTAGTCGTATTTATAGTTTATATTTTTGCTGGAATAAGAAAGAAGGGCATAATAAAATATTGGACTGGTTTAGTACCTAAGGGACTTCCTTTGCCTTTAATACCTATAATATGGGTATTGGAATTTATTACATTATTCAATAGGGCTTTTGCTCTTGCGATTCGTTTGTTTGCAAACATAACAGGCGGGCATATAATGATGATAGTTATACCGTATTTGATAGTTATGTCTGGTACATTATTAGTTTCACCGTTTGCGGTATTATTCTTAGGATTCATATATGTTCTTGAAATGTTTGTAGCTGTTTTACAAGCTTATATATTCTCATTATTATCAGCAGTTTATATTGGAATTGCTATTAGTGATGAGCATTAA
- a CDS encoding ankyrin repeat domain-containing protein: MKKLLLISFVLMITLLISCGKKEENIISNANNIDNKIDTNVVKVQGKYVNMNADFSYGNREEGEYSKDYDIFEAIENHSLKRVIELIEEGEDINQTYGGGKKYSELLNNDYYLDGASPLMFAVFYRDLGIMKYLLDNGADPNIIQDEYGRNVFLLACGFGNVDVIKMIVDFDSDLVDSVSSRDENGLDIAYLYGNIEVFEYLVNTLGLTTDILDHVDEEDPYENTEHIKKLRELLN, from the coding sequence ATGAAAAAATTGTTATTGATTTCTTTTGTTTTAATGATTACTTTACTAATTTCTTGCGGTAAAAAAGAAGAGAATATTATAAGTAATGCTAATAATATAGATAATAAGATTGATACTAATGTTGTAAAGGTTCAGGGTAAATATGTTAATATGAACGCTGATTTTTCTTACGGCAACAGAGAGGAAGGAGAATACAGCAAAGATTATGATATATTTGAAGCTATAGAAAATCATAGTTTAAAAAGAGTGATTGAATTAATAGAAGAAGGTGAAGATATTAATCAAACTTACGGTGGCGGAAAAAAATATAGTGAGCTTCTTAATAATGATTATTATCTTGATGGAGCTTCTCCTTTAATGTTTGCTGTGTTTTATAGAGATTTAGGAATAATGAAATATTTGCTTGATAATGGTGCCGATCCTAATATTATTCAAGATGAATATGGACGAAATGTATTTTTACTTGCTTGTGGTTTTGGAAATGTTGATGTAATAAAAATGATTGTAGATTTTGACTCTGATTTAGTTGATTCTGTATCTAGCCGTGATGAGAATGGACTTGATATTGCTTATTTGTATGGAAATATAGAAGTATTTGAATATTTAGTTAATACATTAGGTTTAACTACTGATATTTTGGATCATGTTGATGAAGAAGATCCATACGAAAATACTGAGCATATAAAAAAATTAAGAGAACTTCTGAATTAG
- a CDS encoding anti-sigma factor antagonist — MEVNIKELENNTVILKLDGDIDVYTSSDLKDSIFSQIEFGAKK, encoded by the coding sequence ATGGAAGTAAATATTAAAGAGTTAGAGAACAACACTGTAATATTGAAATTGGATGGAGATATTGATGTTTATACTTCATCTGATTTAAAAGATTCTATTTTTTCTCAAATAGAGTTTGGGGCAAAAAAATAA